The following proteins come from a genomic window of Actinomycetota bacterium:
- the ygiD gene encoding 4,5-DOPA dioxygenase extradiol, producing the protein MADRMPAIFFGHGNPMNALLDNEYTRAWRLIGESIPRPKAVLCVSAHWYFPATAVTAMAAPRTIHDFGGFPQELYEVQYPAPGSPELADRVRTLLSPTPVMLDDRWGIDHGTWSVLRHVFPDADIPVVQLSIDESRPPEYHYEIAKRLAPLREEDVLIAGSGNIVHNLHAYAWGRQEVEPYDWAVRFESRAREALLVGDHAPLVGYEGLGRDAILSIPTPEHYLPLIYVIGVQQAGEQVAFPLDGVDGGSVSMLAVQCG; encoded by the coding sequence ATGGCTGATCGAATGCCAGCGATTTTCTTCGGGCACGGTAATCCGATGAATGCGCTACTCGACAACGAGTACACACGTGCATGGAGACTCATAGGCGAGAGCATCCCACGCCCGAAGGCCGTCCTGTGCGTGTCAGCGCACTGGTATTTTCCGGCGACCGCGGTAACTGCGATGGCCGCGCCGCGCACCATACACGATTTCGGCGGCTTTCCGCAGGAACTCTACGAGGTGCAGTATCCCGCGCCCGGGAGTCCCGAACTTGCCGACAGAGTCCGAACTCTACTCTCGCCCACCCCAGTGATGCTTGATGATCGTTGGGGGATCGACCATGGGACCTGGTCGGTGCTGCGGCATGTCTTTCCGGATGCGGACATCCCCGTTGTGCAGCTCAGCATCGATGAGTCGCGGCCCCCTGAGTATCACTATGAGATCGCGAAGCGGCTGGCTCCTCTGCGTGAGGAGGACGTGCTTATCGCAGGCAGCGGCAACATCGTCCACAACCTGCACGCCTATGCTTGGGGACGGCAGGAGGTCGAGCCATACGACTGGGCGGTCAGATTCGAGAGCCGGGCCAGAGAAGCGCTGCTTGTCGGCGATCACGCACCCCTCGTCGGGTACGAGGGGCTGGGGCGTGACGCCATACTCTCCATCCCAACGCCAGAGCACTACTTGCCGCTGATCTATGTCATCGGGGTGCAGCAGGCAGGAGAGCAGGTCGCGTTCCCACTCGATGGTGTCGACGGCGGTTCCGTCTCCATGCTCGCAGTCCAGTGCGGGTGA